The genomic interval CGGTTCGTACGAATATGTTCTAAACTGAATTCTTCAATTAAACTTTCCATTTTAGCAATCTGTGCTTCTTTAGAGAGTTTCGTCAATTGCAAAACGCTTAAAATATTGTCTTCGATACTTAATTTTCTAAAAACAGAAGCTTCTTGCGCCAAATAGCCAATTCCTTGTTGGGCACGTTTGTACATCGGATAATCAGTAATATTCAAATCATCAAGGTAAATATTCCCTTGATTTGGTTTTACTAATCCAACAATCATATAAAAAGACGTTGTTTTTCCAGCTCCATTAGGTCCCAAAAGTCCCACAATTTCTCCTTGATTTACTTCGACAGAAATTCCTTTTACAACACTACGTCCTTTATATGTTTTGATTAAATTATCGGCTCTTAGCTTCATTTTTTTTAATTAGATAATGGTCAATTTGATAATGAGATAATTATATCTCGCTTTGGCAAAATAAATGAAAATAAATCAACGAGATAAATGAATTAACATATTGTCAAGAAATTATCTAATTGACTAATTATCAAATTTTCTAATTATTTGCCTTGCTCTTCCAAAGCTTCCCAAAACTCGTAAGCT from Flavobacterium sp. YJ01 carries:
- the lptB gene encoding LPS export ABC transporter ATP-binding protein, whose translation is MKLRADNLIKTYKGRSVVKGISVEVNQGEIVGLLGPNGAGKTTSFYMIVGLVKPNQGNIYLDDLNITDYPMYKRAQQGIGYLAQEASVFRKLSIEDNILSVLQLTKLSKEAQIAKMESLIEEFSLEHIRTNRGDLLSGGERRRTEIARALATDPKFILLDEPFAGVDPVAVEDIQRIVAQLKNKNIGILITDHNVQETLAITDKTYLMFEGGILKAGVPEELVEDEMVRRVYLGQNFELRKKKLEF